The genomic DNA GCACGTTCAGCAACGGCCTGAGCGTCATCGATCACAACCTGTACATCAAGGGCGACAAGCTCTACGAGTCGAACTACCGCTCCGGCCTTCGCGTCTTCGACATCAGCAACCGCACCAGCCCCGTCGAGATCGCGTACTTCGACACATACCCCGGGTCCGACTCTTTCCAGTTCAACGGCAACTGGACGAACTACCCGTACTTCGCCTCCGGCATCATCGTGCTCTCCGATATCGAGCGCGGCCTCTTCGTGCTCGCAGAGGGCAACGATCCCCTGCCCAAGCTCGAAATCGCGCTCCAGGGTGCTCCGACGACGCTCTCACCCGGCCAGAATACGCCGATCACGGCAGTGATCACAGAGGTCGGCACCGAAGAACTCGACCCAACGACCGTGGTCCTCCGCTATCAGGTCAACGGCGGCTCCCAACTGGAGATCCCGATGACACTCCAGCCGGATGACACCTGGAGAGCCGTGATCCCCGCGCAGTCCTGCTTCGATGCAGTGACCTATCGCGTCGCGGCCCGCGCCATCGATAACAGCCCATACACCACCGCCGCCGTCGACGCGCTCGTCGCGACCGGCGTTGACATCGTCTTCGAGGACGACATGGAGATCAACCGCGGCTGGACCGTCGGTGCCGCCGGCGACAACGCCACCGCAGGCATCTGGAACCGCATGGACCCACAAGGAACCGCAGCACAGCCGGAAGACGACACCACCCCGGCACCGGGCGTGAACTGCTGGGTCACCGATGGTCGCGCGGGCTCCAGCATCGGCACGTACGACGTTGATGGAGGCACGACCACCCTCGTCAGCCCCGTCATCAATCTCGCCGGTGCTACCGCCGCAAAGATCTCATACTGGCGCTGGTACTCCAACGACAAGGGCGCGGCACCCAACACCGACACCTTCGTCATCCAGATCTCCAACAACAACGGTTCGACGTGGACAACCGTCGAGACCGTCGGCCCCACGGGTCCGCAGGCCTCCGGCGGCTGGAACTTCCACGAGTTCAACGTCGGTGACTTTGTCGCACCGACCTCGACCGTGCGTATGCGCTTCCGTGCGTCGGACCTCGACCCCGGCTCGATCGTTGAGGCCGCGGTCGATGACTTCACCGTCCGCACCATCGTCTGCGTCCCGCCGCCGGCATGCCCCGCGGACTACAACGGCGACAACGAGGTCGACGTGCTCGACTTCCTCGACTTCTTCGACGACTTCGGCGCATGCTCGGGCCAGCCCGGTCCGTGCGGCGGCGTCGCGGACGCGGACTTCAACGGTGACACCCTCGTTGATATCCTCGACTTCCTCGATTTCCTCGACGCGTTCGGCACCGGCTGCTGAGCGGCGGCCAATCCTCGAAGAATCATCACAGATTGCGGAACGGGCGGGCCTCCTTCACAGGGTGCCCGCCCGCTTTCTTTCCCTGGAACACAATCGGACTTGGCCGCAGACTACCGACCAAGAATTCCAACACGTCACGATGGTCGTCAGCGCCCGCGGACTGAGATCGAGCCGTTGGAAGACTTCAGCACCGAGGTGCCATCTCCATCGCCGAACCGTGCCGAGCCCTTGGCACGGCTCGTGACTATGTCCTTCGCATTCGGCGCCGAGATCCCCACCGTTCCGTTGCTCGTCGTCGCCGACAGACTCCCTGTGAACGCACTGCCGACCGAGAGCTCGATCGATCCGTTCGAAGTAGAGAGCACGACCGGACCCGGCGACGTATCTGCCATCGTGACCTTCAGATTGCCGTTCGACGAACGGGCGGAAACGCCGTGGGTTGCACCGACAATCGTGACGCTCCCGTTCGATGTCGAAGCATCGACAGCACCCGTGAAGCCATCGACCTTGATCGCGCCGTTCGAGGTGCTGAGGCGGGCCGATCCGCTCAAGCCGCCCAGCGTGATCGCGCCGTTTGAAGTGACAAGTGCGATGGAACTCACGTCCGGCGTCACGATCTCGAGCGAGCATCCCTCGTTCGTCATCCGCTCACCCGGCCATTGGGGCGAGATCACGAACGAGCCGTTCGAGTCCGACGTCGCGATCACCGTTGTCGCGTCCGCTCGTTCCTGGGTACGCGCCCTGATCACGGCATGGACGACGATTTTCTGATCCGTGCCCTCGGAGACCTTGATCGCCCCGTTGACAGTTCTCGCTTCGAGCGGGGCCTCTCCGGCAGGAGCAAGCTCAAAGGTCGCCCGACGCTCCACCAATGGGCTCAGGGGATTGCACCCCGCGCCAAGCGCCAGAGCAAGGGGAACGAGCACGAATCCGGCCGCTCGCGTCAGAGTCTGCATAACCTGATCTCCCTAGACCGACAGCAAGCGTCGGTCCACCTCTGTCGGATTCCGCCCCCGGAGATTTCCCGGTTGCGTCCGGCGTGAGGATACCCGGATCATGATTCGTTCGTCGAACACACCTGAATCCACGGCATGGACGCCCACAGATCCGCATCCCGAGCCACAGTCTCGACCTCCCACAGCGTGGGCA from Phycisphaeraceae bacterium includes the following:
- a CDS encoding choice-of-anchor B family protein translates to MRQRIGIAHQGRIARDLAIIACASLVTVSNAHADEDWRKLQDVQPPVYGPGYFASRDGGAVTRDTFDKLNMQMYAWMPLNLFPGSPTSANDIWGYTSPSGREYAIIGLSNGFGFVEVTDPGAPVLVGHVTGPNSLWHCVKVIGHYAYGGSEGGAGIQVMDMSQIDNGVVTLVQNKTQLGHTTTHTLASNEDSGFLYLAGANIANGGLVAVSLANPADPIIVGSWSTRYVHEAQVVTYTSGPYAGREIAFCYTGSAGIDVIDVTNKASMTRIGGINYSGVRYSHQGWLTDDKQYLYMNDELDEGASVSVCTTRIFNVSNPASPVLVGTFSNGLSVIDHNLYIKGDKLYESNYRSGLRVFDISNRTSPVEIAYFDTYPGSDSFQFNGNWTNYPYFASGIIVLSDIERGLFVLAEGNDPLPKLEIALQGAPTTLSPGQNTPITAVITEVGTEELDPTTVVLRYQVNGGSQLEIPMTLQPDDTWRAVIPAQSCFDAVTYRVAARAIDNSPYTTAAVDALVATGVDIVFEDDMEINRGWTVGAAGDNATAGIWNRMDPQGTAAQPEDDTTPAPGVNCWVTDGRAGSSIGTYDVDGGTTTLVSPVINLAGATAAKISYWRWYSNDKGAAPNTDTFVIQISNNNGSTWTTVETVGPTGPQASGGWNFHEFNVGDFVAPTSTVRMRFRASDLDPGSIVEAAVDDFTVRTIVCVPPPACPADYNGDNEVDVLDFLDFFDDFGACSGQPGPCGGVADADFNGDTLVDILDFLDFLDAFGTGC
- a CDS encoding DUF4097 family beta strand repeat protein, whose protein sequence is MQTLTRAAGFVLVPLALALGAGCNPLSPLVERRATFELAPAGEAPLEARTVNGAIKVSEGTDQKIVVHAVIRARTQERADATTVIATSDSNGSFVISPQWPGERMTNEGCSLEIVTPDVSSIALVTSNGAITLGGLSGSARLSTSNGAIKVDGFTGAVDASTSNGSVTIVGATHGVSARSSNGNLKVTMADTSPGPVVLSTSNGSIELSVGSAFTGSLSATTSNGTVGISAPNAKDIVTSRAKGSARFGDGDGTSVLKSSNGSISVRGR